TTTTATAACTACCTCTTATCAAATATAATCTAAAATTTCAATCAACAAACAAATTCCTCATGCATCAGGCACAAAGAAAGTCATCCTTTGATGGTTATAAAGGTAGGTGGATTCCTTTCAGACCATAAAGTCTTGTTAGAAGCATAAAATGctagaattttctttttttaaaaaaaaaaaaattaaagtccaATTGGgtttgtattaaaaaataaaataattcaattaaattctcacaaaattaaatatatttatattttttataataaattatttaaaattaaaatattaatttattattttaaattaaaataagtccAATTTAGTTATTGTACATCTATTGATATCAAATAGAAGCTTATACATAAACATGGAATTCACAGTTGCTGTAAATTATTGGGTAGAAAAATTAGCAAATTGCTTGTAAGAAAATCACATAATTAATCCTAAAATTAACAAACTTAAGATActttataactaataaaatttagttgGAGCATCCAAGAGAACAAGATCCTAAGATTTGATTTCCCAATTCTTGTTAGCTCCTAAATTGCCATAAATTCATCCATGTTCCACATGTTATCTCCAAAATCATATTCAACCCAATTGCTTTCCGACACGTGAGGTTCACATGTTGAGTTCTGAAAACCTCCTTCAGTGACAGACAGAGTTGCCAAGGTCATGGTGTCCAAGTTATCAACATAGAAGGAATCCTTCTGAAAGGTACACATGGAATGAAAAGGACTAGCTGGGTATTCTGATAATTCAGATATTTGTGAGCGATTCATTGATTCTGTTGAAGAAATGCAAGAATTTGAACCATGCTCTGAGTCTGAGTTGTGGTCGACATGCCCCTGATGATGACCGGAAACTTCCTgttgtggtggtggtggtggtggtaaaTCAGGAGCAGAACAATTCACAGGCTGATCAGAGACTGTTGGGTATGttgataatgatgatgatggtgAAGATGAAGTGCTTGATCCTTCAATCTTCtgaagcaatcttggaatccaGACATATCTGATTATTTCCTGGAAAGCAGAGCTATTAGCATCTATTTTCAGATTCTTTGCCTGTTTTTGCACTCGAGTTCTCCAGTAGTTCTTGATTTCGTTGTCCGTTCTTCCTGGTAAATATCGTGCAATTTTCGACCACCTGGTATCGACATGTCAGaaaatatttatacatatataattagaaagtaataattaattaattaattaaattacctGTTTCCCCACTTAGAATGGAGATCAAGGATCAAGAGCTGTTCTTGAGGAGTAAGATTTCCACGCTTAACATCTGGCTTTAGATAATTCAGCCATCTGAGTCTGCAACTCTTGCCTGTTCTTCTCAATCCTTAAAACcccagaaaaaataaaaaagaattaaaactaATATCGGGGAAAtgttattatcttataatattaaaaaaatataaatgttacCAGCACGTTTTGCAAGCAAATTCCAGCGGCCCTCGCCATGACGAGCAATGCAATGAACGAGAAGATTGTCTTCATCGAGAGTCCATGGGCCTCTTCTAAGCTGATCAGAATGATCATTATGATCATCATTAGAGCTCTTCTTGCTCAAAGATGGCGGCGGCGGCGACGACGACGACGGCATATTAGCCACCACCCTCATGGAGAAGGCTGAAGCAGTGAAagagtagagagagagagagagagagagagcagttCAAAAAGATATTTGAGAGTAGATAGCAACTTTTCAAATCTAAAAGCTTTTTAGAAGTAAACAGAATGGAGCTTCCACTGAACTTCCTTAAAGTCTTATGTCTTCTTTAATAAACAATGGAGCTTTtaggagtatctctttcttcCATTgagatctctctctctcttggtCTCTTGACCTGTTTGCAGACAAATTTGCCCAACTCTTTATTCTGCTTAGTtacctttttccttttcttttcctttttttttttgtaaattataTTGCTCGCccgcaattttttttatttacgtAAAAGGATTATAACAATTAGCGCACTCACATattaaatatatctaaataaatctcaattctcaatttttaatttttattttaaaaaaataatttcaatagttaaatttaaaaaaataattaaaatgctaagtaatttaaaaataattttttaattcgcAATTAGATAAGTTAGAaggtaaaatattaaaatacccTAATCCACCAATTTGATAGTGTGAAAgtacaattttgatttttttttaaattttttaaatgttcaaaccttttttattaaaaaaaaaaattcctctaagggaaatttaaaattttagtatagaaaattttaaatttcagtaAGCTAAAATATTAACAAAATGAAGTGTATTTGGAATTGATTTGGGTTCCGCTAGGATTGGCTCCTATCATCTCTCCAGCCTACCAAAAAGAAAACTAGATAATGGTTGTACTACTGCAAGAGCTTTTGGACCACAAGGACAAATTGCAAAATTTTCTAATGGAACAACAAGTTTTGTGCAAAAATAAAAGCACTccaattgattatttttttatgattttcttttttaattttaaaaaatttctaatgagttttaatttagtgatattaaaattttttaacataataaaattaagtcAAGATTTATATACGATATTCTGAGATTGAGATTCAGAGAATATGATCTATAGTGCGTGTGTATAAAAATTTGAGTGTGAGAAATGTACCTTTctccctttatttttttttctttgtctgTTAGTGGTTTCTAACAGCCTCACAGCTACAGTGCTATCTGTCTCTGTTATACAGACTCGTATGTACGAAAGCGTCAGATGTCTGTACGATGCCAGACgactatttaatttctctcGGCGCACGTATGGGCAAGACTGCGAGATGACTGGACCTGCTGTCTTTTCTCCTGTCGACTGAGCTCGTGGGGACAGATTGGGGTTTATAAGTGATTTAATCCACTTGGTAAAACTGAGTCAGAGCTGGAGAAACCAGTCCGGCCCATCAAAAAGGTTTCGTGGGTCTCAGATTGATACTGCCTTTGCGAGCCTAGTCTCGCGTGGGGATAGTAGAATTCAGCTGctatcaatatatatatttatatataattaatatggaTGAAATTGGactgatttttataaaatttttataattttatactgAGGTACTGAGAGTTTAAAAAGTTGAAACGAGTGGGTGAAGCCGGTATAGgtattatacattaattttatgattattaaaataatactttttatgaaagtaaaaagataatataaaaaattctcttccaaaagaaaaaacataaaatattatgtttGAAATTATATgcaatttgtaatacccggctagactccggtatcggaattcctgccgtccggtggaatctcggatgtcggaagcctctagtagggtataatcatgttttcataaaatgttttaaggtatttcatggttttaagtagaatggaaatgagtttttgcataaaaacaaccttgaaggaaaactcaggttcggccgccgaacatgcatgccttcgggagcgcctttaggcccccgaaagcataagtgaggaaagtccaggttcggccgccgaacctcaagttcggccgccgaacatggcatgcatgcggaggcacgttcggctcccgaacgtggcctggccagccactataaaagggttccttagccgaaaacgggcgagcttttttcccatttccggccaaggtgagttctccgccatccctcaccgatcttgagtcttttccttcagatctttcgagtttttcactagttttcatcttgttttgaagattttcaagctttgagcaaagttttggagctttgaggttcaagggaactcaaccccttccacctccgagttaggtcgcctctctctcgatctccacgaggtaagagccgatcttaagctcatttcatgttttaagtaagttttaagtcaatctatggggtagaatgcatgtttagctcatggttaggtttatgggttttatttgtgtttttgaacaatgtgagttgcttgtgtgttgtagttggggtttgtgatggtttgatgcccctaggaacttgtatgtttgcttgtgtatgattgggaatgttgtagaataggtttatgcatgtttgggtagttttggaggcaaatgtgcataggagagccaagtttctgccctttggcagaaaccaggttcggcagccgaaggaactttcggccgccgaacatggctggggaggcaggcctttcggctgccgaagttgcccccgaaaagagactttcgtctctgtctgggactttcggccgccgaaggtgtcgccgaacatgcatgagtttcgcctctatctgggagtttcggccgccgaaggtgccgccgaacctacctgactttcggctctggagggactttcggccgccgaacctgctgccgaaagtgccctgtccagccctttcttgcatgtttttctatgattattccatgatgtcttagggggtttttggggaatagtttagagttatgttcatgtatgtttgatccctcatttgagtccacctgtgtaggttcggacccgaggaaccgaggaccccagcagtgagtctgttgccctagtgtctggtcagagctatccagaggtgagtggaataaccatttatgttttaagcaaatcaatttcaaggattgagcatgatcatgcatcatgaatgccatgtgatgaattaggttgcttgcattagaattcacgaatatgttgcactgcatattttaaatgttgatgtggatgaatgttggatgatccatagccctcgatctatgatatgatgatgtgatatgtacggtacgaaatgtaagaccagtgggacccattctacgttcactggcactatgtaagggaaagaccaggacccattctacgttctggcacagttggacactgttatgttatgatatgtaagggaaagaccaggacccattctacgttctggcacagttggaccatgtagagggctattggtgacaggttcatccttgatgtgattagttgtgatgtgatgcatttcatgttatcatatgtttttaaatgttttattattctgctcactgggctctagtagctcacccctctcccaaatttccccaggattgcaggtacagggtagaccaggaggtttacaagagtaatgaagtctggtatttgtaatagatagtgtggacatgataattgtattaaagttatgtaaaagtacagtttcagtcatgtaatgatattgaggattagagattgtgcttgactttatgtatgaggtatcccttttaatacatgatcttaaatctttttatgatgtttatgtaagccaactcatcttatgatatATCGcacattggggcattgatgggatcccacagaggaatcatgtttatgattttgagtatgttcagtgcatgtacaggttgagtttggcttaagaatgaaagaaaagttttaaatttttatgtatgttgttgatcatgtatgggattaaacaggttttcaggttgtatgtcaggcttgctacgggtcttggcggccttaagccgattcggatcctagcgccggtagcggtccgattttcgggtcgttacacaattaATATATATGTGAATTGTGATGCGGAAACTCCTCACGTTTAGGTTAGAATTGACCTATCTTTGGGACAATTGAATCGGGCTTGATTGAAATTAAATCGATTAATTTAGAAGTTTTAAAGTATTGATCgattcatggttttaaattgatttataactaaatttacttaatttttcGAATATGCTTGATACtgaaaaatgaattaaatcaATCAAATTGATTCCAACTCGATGCTAGAATTCAGAAAAATCGGAAGGCTTGCCGTTGTTAAGGGATCCGACTCTAAGAACCGAACCCCTTGAGTTATGCTTTCAAAAAAGTTGATAGAACAAGCTAGATTGAATTTCAAGGCATGCAACATCCAGTCCAAGTAATCGGATCAAGAGGTCCATTCAGACTAAACGACTAAACGACTGAACCTCAAATGCACGAAACCATTCCAATGTCTGAACTAATAAGGGATCCAGACATTTGAATAAATCCGAAATAGTCTTATATCACCTCAactatttaaaagaaaagatatcAAATCCTACAAAGATAAAAAGTCTAGGTTAGACAAAAAAATTTCTAATCcaattttataaatacaatCCATAGTTGAGATAGAATTTACAAAAACtcctaatttaaaaaaaaatcggattgaaataaaatttacaagAACTCCTAATTCAAAAAGGATTCGGACgactataattataaatactttCAAGATATGTTTCTTATCCTAttatcttaatattttaatagaaattttCGCTATTAACTTAATTATCAGAATGTATTTTCTTGTCTTGTATATTGAAATTCAACATTTATACTCGTGGAAGAGATAAGAACAACATCAATTTCTGTTTGAGAgcttaaattattttgattagcTTTGAAGTTACAATCAAGaatgatctttttttttttttaaaaaaaataattattaaattgtcGACTCTAATCAAGTTAAAATCATAAACTTTTTCAAATTGGTCCCATATAATTCAGTTCAAGCCCTAAAAAGCCATTGctcaaaatcaatttaaaatgttaaactTCATTTGtggtaatttattttgtaagaaaaattgaaataattttttataaaattttgcatgattttaatttcttatgaaataattttttttttcaaattaaaaacatttaatcatttattttttaaattaattaaaatttgtatttatattttttataattaatttttactattATCTAGAAAATCCTAATAAACAGGTTAATAATTAATACATAACTACAACtattacaattttttaaaatcttgttttatataaaagattttttttgaaattttaaattcaaacaaataatcaaattaaataataaatacacAATATAACTAATTATAGatcttaataataaatttgttaaaataaaataatcttagtaattaataatttatcaattgaaaaaaattaaaggtaAATGAACAAGAGATATGAAAGAATCCTTATCTCAGCGTTAGGAGGAATAAGCAGTATTcggtattcggttcaaatcaaaaaaattgattgaactgaattaatttaaaaattaaatttggttttttattcatttcgattcggtttgatttttaattttaaaaattttaattatttcgattcggtttaattttgatcagaaaaaaattaaaaaaaatcacaccgattagtgataataatatattatttttaataatataaagaaattaaatcatattaaaattaaaatattttaattaaattttaaaatattaaaaataaaatgtaaaaaataaaaaatttattaaaaatttaaatcaaaccgaatcagattggttcaatttaattcaatttctgactaaaattaattcggtttaatttttataaatactaaaatttcagtctttaatttattcattcggttcgattttgaatcgaATCCACTGAATAATCCCCTAAACACTAGTGAGttaattgataaaaatgaatatactaaaaaaatatttaatttataatacgctttattaaaagaagaaaaacggcaagaaaaaagaaagctaattttccaaaaatttcattatttcaTCCCcagctataattttttttttaaaaaaaaagtaaagaacTTTCCgattttatgattaaaaaaacaatttaaaagcagctattttctaatttttataatttaacaatgtgaaaaatatgaaaaatataaaattatatatgcatattaatttttttattaccaaTAATTTGTTTGATAATTTagcaaaaatttttattaaatcaagaAATATTCatttactatttatattttaatatttttttgtgaTACTTGAAAAATAAGTTTCATGAATAACATATTTTATTGGCACAATtgattttctacaaaataaatgagataattaaatatttctcTGAAAATCACATGGGTTATGATAATCACAATAAGGCAGAACCACATTGTCTGCCACCTTTTAAATCATAATTTTGCTTATAAAATAATAGACAGATTGtgttttaaaacatataaaaaatatatatttttttaatttttcattgatataaaaattatttatatctaattaaaattcattaaaaaagttaaatttcaaattaattttaaaaaaaatgtatattcaaataaaattttttatttataatttaatttaaaaggttggaGGGTATATTCTAGATGTGAATAAAGCATAAATATGATTAAAGCATGAAACGTGCTTGActttaacaaaatatttttaacataaaaaacaAATCTCTTTATTTAAAACGTGCTCTTGTTCTTTTTTCACCCATTTGTTTGGATTCTCTTTGCAtcacttctttttatttttattttctctgtttttttttcttttttaaataaataatagtctttatttaatttaactaacttaaaatctattgtttttattaaataattctttataattttttaaaatatctcatttttttaaaacataaatatttaaaaaattattatttaattcatatcatataaaaaattttaattagttagttcttaaatttaaaaaatactataaatattAGAAAGATTTACAATTTCATTTatgaatattactattattagtaAGTCAATtcctacattttcagaaatctattaaaacgttcttatattttatctctgtcaataaaatagtcattccgtctatttctgccattaaaaatatagcaaaaaatcaaattaacttcttcttttcctcctctttcttcttcttcttcctcgattcttcctcctcctcttcttctttgattcttctttttcgatttttctttttaggtttttttttatttttcttttttattcttcttttttaaggaggaggctatttttcttctttttttaagaAAGAGGAgactattcttcttcttctttttctccttcatcatcatcttctttttctttttttttcttcccttatgaggaggaagaagagggattatttcattgatggaaataaacgataagaacgttttaatatatatgagaaaaaataaaaatgttttaatagatttttgaaaatgtagaaattgacttattaataatagcaatatttaACGACTAAATAAGGGATTTTATTTGaggataaaattgaattttaaaaatttttctccaatcctttatctatttttaatgaaaaattgaaTGAAAAACTATCTTGTTGATGAAGAAAAAAGATAAATGacgttttttgaaaatataagaactgacttattaataatgacaatactcaagaactaaatagtaaatttctttAAATGTTAAACCCTTATATTTTAAatccatttaaaaattaatctttcCATTCattaattatcattttataaGTTGAAGTGTTTTTATTGTCCTAGAACTATAATTCTTATTACACACTTCATTCATTTAATTATCATTCATAATAAActtcaatttaataaataaatttaacaatatTAAACAACACTCACAGGCTTAGTTTGGTGGTTAAGTGCATCTGAGTAAATCAGAGATCTCAGATTTTATTCTCCCAATCCCCAgtcttccatttttttttttaaaaaatgttaaaCACTTTGATCTCAGATTTTATTCTCCCAATCCCCAgtcttccatttttttttaaaaaaatgttaaacaCTTTAGTCTATTATTATATAGTATACTTAACAAATACAGAAATTTAAGTTAgggctaaattttatttttcagtaaaatttttaattttactcatttaaattttttttattgatatgaGTATTAAAGacaaaacttttaaattaaaaattaaaagaacagtagaaaatttacataaataaaattttataaattgaatcaatttgcTCATTTATTTTGTTTAGTTTAAATAGTTTAACTTATTACCCAAATAAACactacttaattttatttatatttataatttattttaaaaaattaatccaacttataacttattaaatttattttttttctagatatatgttttttatatctaaataattgatgaaaatattaaaaaatctcaTCATTACCATAGCactcttttttaaatttaaaatttatttttataaatttaaatagtctaatatataattttaattacataaatagtgataaataaaagtaattatcattaattattattaaaaagtaattgtatgaaaataaatataaataatttaacttataaatattttgaaaagaaacaaatatattaatattaaaaattaaaagtaaattttttggaTTAAAACAGAATGGAGAAGTTGTTTTTGTTCGGCGACCATTGTTGTATTAATAGTTGATAACTGTTATGAGtgtgattaataaaattttataaaaattaattttttaaaaaaaaattatttctttaatttttaaatagtaatatttaaattgaattaaaatattaaatacttaTCTTTGAAATCGTTAGTTGACAAACAACCATTCAACTCTACTATACTAGGCCATGGATAAGAATAATCCAGTTTTCCCCCTTTTCAAGgataatttacaatttaaattcttgaaatttaaaaaatccaaAGTTTAATCCTACTTCTTAATGGAGAAATGATTTagtacaaaattttttattagttaattataaatttaaaaagtatgaaaggattaaattattaaaaataataaaattatagaaattaaatttttataaaattaaaatttaaatgattaaattattatattcattataacatattttttcgttttataaatttagagatatatatatataagcattaagatttaaatttataaataaaaatgtataattaaaaaataggaACAGAGGATTTGCGAATAAGAAGAGATAATGGAGACGAAAGAAAAGACGAAAATGAGTTTGATAAGCAGATAATGAcagaagagaagaggaagacAAAATTAAATGGCTGGTTGAGGGTAATTTTCACCCGCAGtccttaattttaattatatttttaatttcatcacTCATATCAATTTATTTCGTAAAATTCTTTCAAACTTTAATTTGATTATCTCAAAACTCCTTATTACTGTTGTTGTAGTTTtccaaattaataaataaaaaaaaatccttctCCTCCTTAGAATctctctaaatttatttattttttcttttttctcttttaaaaaaaaaatccatattAATAGgtataacataaaaaaatttcaagaaatctgtaaatatctaaaatctattaaatttttattagagaTGATGAAATTATATAAGAGGTAAAGagagaaataatattttaattaaattaatctaaaaacCTATAATAGAATATTACAAAGAATTTAACcatagataaaataaataaataattgaagTTAAGTGATAAACTGAAAATATGACAAAGTTGAAGGGTTAGAAATGAAAATTACCCAACTGACTAACGCATGCGGAGTCCGACTTTATTAGAATGGGCCTAAAACAGCACGTGGCTTGGCATGGTTGCATTTTGTAAAGCAGAATCACTATCAGGTTTTTAAGAAATCTgtttttatatcaaaatcacaagactaaatttttttaattttttttaattaagttgttttaattttgattcaacggatcaaataatacaaatatttaaaataatagaattaatataatatttataattaaaattatataaattaaataatataaaaattcaacttAATCCACgaattcttttaataaaatgatCAAA
The Manihot esculenta cultivar AM560-2 chromosome 1, M.esculenta_v8, whole genome shotgun sequence genome window above contains:
- the LOC110607714 gene encoding transcription factor MYB78, whose protein sequence is MRVVANMPSSSSPPPPSLSKKSSNDDHNDHSDQLRRGPWTLDEDNLLVHCIARHGEGRWNLLAKRAGLRRTGKSCRLRWLNYLKPDVKRGNLTPQEQLLILDLHSKWGNRWSKIARYLPGRTDNEIKNYWRTRVQKQAKNLKIDANSSAFQEIIRYVWIPRLLQKIEGSSTSSSPSSSLSTYPTVSDQPVNCSAPDLPPPPPPQQEVSGHHQGHVDHNSDSEHGSNSCISSTESMNRSQISELSEYPASPFHSMCTFQKDSFYVDNLDTMTLATLSVTEGGFQNSTCEPHVSESNWVEYDFGDNMWNMDEFMAI